One segment of Manihot esculenta cultivar AM560-2 chromosome 4, M.esculenta_v8, whole genome shotgun sequence DNA contains the following:
- the LOC110613352 gene encoding uncharacterized protein LOC110613352 — protein MDFASPKCFQAAPVFASTGDPALQSKDNRFADAFQDPLCKLNLKETSEFVKSFPMAGNMECRGFLEFPPQRRREGVHSMAQRRVEIPSTPGRPIINYSIGNHTKKSLPSKWEDAEKWLMSSSCHESPAHAFKPSPGSSKIQKQSDNFKHQMEEVAEKSRVTEEKVSKLVPSFQGSVSLERIAFSGVSSSSNVLLKDKFIDEEKPVLLNFRFSDQSKEGFLFRNSANEAMKGVGPEVFHEVEHRDIGTEMTPLGSSINSRCHTPIKSSSPARHNTPANRSGPLPLGTSGSTNSSIDISQLQACHLAKLQLGSQYDSITSNWSSREEEEEEISKSLRHFETGITCRKSVSDSRAAAWEEEEKTKCCLRYQGEEAKIQAWLNLQTAKAEAQTRKLEVKIQKMRSNLEEKLMKRMAIVHRKAEEWRATASQQHTEQMQRASEQTKKMMNGQFSGHTSCGCFPCSIYP, from the exons ATGGATTTCGCAAGTCCCAAATGTTTTCAAGCTGCTCCTGTTTTTGCGTCTACTGGG GATCCAGCATTGCAAAGTAAGGACAACAGGTTTGCAGACGCCTTTCAAGACCCACTTTGCAAGCTTAATCTCAAGGAGACATCTGAGTTTGTCAAGTCATTTCCAATGGCAGGCAATATGGAATGCAGAGGTTTTCTTGAATTTCCACCTCAAAGGAGAAGAGAAGGAGTGCATTCAATGGCTCAGAGGAGAGTAGAAATTCCCTCTACTCCTGGTAGGCCAATAATCAACTACAGCATTGGTAATCATACAAAAAAGAGCTTGCCCTCTAAGTGGGAGGATGCAGAGAAGTGGCTGATGAGCAGTTCTTGCCATGAATCTCCTGCTCATGCCTTTAAGCCATCGCCAGGGTCTTCAAAGATTCAGAAACAAAGTGATAACTTTAAGCATCAAATGGAAGAAGTTGCAGAGAAATCAAGGGTCACAGAGGAAAAAGTCTCAAAGCTTGTTCCTTCTTTTCAGGGGTCGGTATCTTTGGAACGAATAGCTTTTAGTGGGGTCTCTTCTTCTTCTAATGTGCTTCTAAAAG ACAAGTTCATTGATGAGGAAAAACCAGTTCTGCTAAATTTTAGATTCTCAGATCAATCAAAAGAAGGATTTCTTTTTAGAAACTCAGCCAATGAAGCAATGAAAGGTGTTGGTCCTGAAGTATTTCATGAGGTAGAACATAGAGATATTGGTACAGAAATGACTCCTCTAGGCAGTTCCATAAATTCTAGATGCCACACACCAATCAAAAGCTCATCACCTGCTCGCCATAACACGCCTGCTAATAGGTCAGGCCCTTTGCCTTTGGGGACGTCTGGCAGCACCAATAGTAGCATTGACATATCCCAGCTACAAGCTTGCCATTTGGCTAAGCTACAACTTGGGTCTCAATATGATTCTATTACATCAAATTGGAGCTCAagggaagaagaggaggaggaaatATCAAAAAGCCTGAGACACTTTGAAACAGGCATCACTTGCAGGAAAAGTGTTTCAGATTCAAGAGCTGCTGCATGGGAGGAAGAGGAGAAGACAAAGTGCTGTCTTAG GTATCAAGGAGAGGAAGCAAAAATTCAAGCGTGGTTGAACCTCCAAACTGCAAAAGCAGAAGCTCAAACAAGAAAGCTTGAG GTGAAAATACAAAAGATGAGATCAAACTTAGAAGAGAAGTTGATGAAGAGAATGGCAATTGTTCACAGAAAAGCTGAAGAATGGAGAGCTACCGCTAGCCAGCAACACACTGAGCAGATGCAAAGAGCTAGTGAACaaaccaagaagatgatgaaCGGACAATTTTCTGGCCACACTTCTTGTGGTTGCTTTCCTTGCAGCATCTATCCTTGA
- the LOC122723509 gene encoding uncharacterized protein LOC122723509 encodes MSNLWNYRKAASAIPIDNIKLPKNFSMSWESMKAMLDAFKAGKTVADVILEVFQVVAPAAVNRTIVPALTLALVPTAEGSQSAASRASILAKAPASAKSPITLKSASKEPIAISESAERGSKEGTGVAPLDVPPLQAVGAIVIGGAASKRVRTSELATEGRAPKRARATRPTKIALPPFADKGKKVVEQLSSTLDNELLNAAEVTPESMLALVAKMFCNKMFGGTPDALDPHFLALISHLAYSTKQQAAFSTHFLDDLGDSLREMFLMVSHMLFSRVFLSSLTFLTLFFFFCGRPSGCSLRSTQGTSFFRA; translated from the exons ATGTCCAACCTCTGGAACTACCGGAAAGCTG CTTCTGCCATTCCCATAGACAACATTAAGCTCCCAAAGAACTTCTCCATGTCCTGGGAGAGCATGAAGGCTATGCTAGATGCCTTCAAGGCTGGCAAAACGGTGGCGGATGTGATCCTAGAGGTCTTTCAAGTCGTGGCCCCTGCTGCAGTAAATCGGACTATTGTCCCTGCCCTAACTTTGGCGTTAGTACCTACCGCAGAGGGTTCTCAATCTGCAGCTTCTAGGGCCTCCATCCTTGCTAAGGCGCCGGCTTCAGCCAAATCTCCGATAACTCTTAAATCGGCCTCCAAGGAACCTATTGCCATCAGCGAGTCTGCCGAGAGAGGTTCGAAAGAGGGCACTGGGGTTGCCCCTTTGGATGTCCCACCTCTCCAAGCTGTAGGGGCTATTGTGATTGGAGGGGCAGCTAGCAAACGAGTTCGGACCTCAGAGCTTGCGACTGAAGGCAGGGCTCCTAAGCGAGCTCGTGCTACAAGGCCTACAAAGATAGCCCTTCCCCCCTTCGCTGACAAAGGGAAGAAGGTGGTGGAGCAGTTATCCTCAACTCTTGACAACGAGCTCTTGAACGCTGCCGAAGTGACTCCTGAATCTATGTTGGCCTTAGTAGCCAAGATGTTTTGTAATAAAATGTTTGGGGGGACTCCGGATGCTTTAGATCCCCATTTTCTGGCTCTCATCAGCCACCTTGCCTACTCCACCAAGCAACAAGCGGCGTTCAGCACTCATTTCTTAGACGATCTCGGAGACAGCTTGAGGGAAATGTTCCTCATGGTAAGTCATATGCTCTTCTCAAGGGTATTTCTGAGTTCTTTGACTTTCTTaactttgtttttctttttctgtggcAGGCCTTCGGGGTGTTCCTTGAGATCGACGCAAGGAACCAGTTTTTTCAGAGCTTAG